In Pseudoxanthomonas sp. SE1, the genomic stretch GGATTGCATTTCGTCCACCAGCACCTTGCGGCCTTCCTGCAGCGTGTCGATGTAGGCGTGGTTGCCGTCGCCCACGTCGGCCAGCTTCTCGGCCAGTGCGTCGTTGTAATTGCCGGTGCCGAAGCCCAGCGTCGTCAGCGCGATACCGGAGGTGCGCTGGTCGGCGACCATGGTCTCCAGCGCGTCCTGGCTGACCGTGCCGACATTGAAGTCGCCATCGGTCGCCAGGATCACGCGATTCACGCCTTCCTTGACGAACGCCTGCTTCGCCATCGCATAGGCCAGCCGGATACCGTCCCCGCCGTTGGTGCTGCCGCCGGCTTGCAGGCGATCGAGCGCGGCAAGGATCTCGTCATGCCGGTCGCCCGGTGTCGGCGGCAGCACCAGGCCCGCAGAACCGGCGTACACGACGATGCTGACGCGATCCTGCGCACGCAGTTGCGGGACCAGCTGGGCGAAGGATTGTTTCAGCAGCGGCAGCTTGTCCGGCGACTCCATCGAGCCGGAAGTGTCGAGCAGGAACACCAGGTTGGCCGGCGGCAGCGTCGCCTTCGGCACGTCGTAGCCCTTGATGCCGACCATCAGCAACTGGCGCTTCGCATTCCAGGGCGCCGGGGCGAGCTCGGTGGTCACGTTGAAAGGACGGCTGCGGTCCGCAGGCGCAGCGTGGCCGTAACGGAAGTAGTTGATGAACTCCTCCGCGCGCACCGCATCGGCGGGTGGACGCTGCCCTTCACGCAGCATCCGGCGCACGTTGCTGTAGCTGCCGGTGTCCACATCCACAGAGAAGGTGGAGACAGGTTCATCCAGCGTCCGGCGCACAGGGTTGTCGTCGCGCCCTGCGTACTTTTCCGTGTTGACCGGCGTGGCGGGCGGGGCGATGGCGGCGTGGGCGACACGGTATTCCATCGCCATCACCGGAGCCGGCGGTGGAGGCGGTGCGTAGGCGTGCCCCGCGGGCATGATGGCCTTGGCCTGCTCGCGGCGCAGGCGGTTGCCGGTCACGACGACGCTGTCCAGCGTGGCCTGCTCAGTCCGTGCCGCATCCGCGGCCTGGTTGGCGAGGCTGGCGCCGGCAGCGGCAGCGGCCGCCTCCGCTTCGGGCGAATGCTGCGCGGTAGGACTGGACTGGCAGGCGGCCAGCAGGGCGACGGACAGCAGGGTGACGGTCAGACGGTGCGACATGGCGTGACTCCGTGTGTGGGACAGGGAGTCGAACGCGCGGGGCCGGTGAACGGGGTTGAGCGGGGTGGTGCCTCAGGATCCGGACCCTGCACGGGGCCGGGTCGCGTCAGTCGATGGCGCCCACATCCATGCCGTCGTAGGCATCCAGGCCGTGCTCCTCGGCGAAGCGGTACAACGCCTGGTTGCGCTCATGAAGGCTGTCGGGCGTGTGGACTTCGGTCTTCTCGACATGCAGCCACCACAGGTCCGGGTCCTTGCGGTTGTCCTTGTCTTCCAGGTACAGCGCGATCACGCGGTAGCCCTGCGCCTGCAGCAGCGGCACCACCGCCTCCAGTGCGGGACGCGAGCCATGCGTGAAGAAGTAGCCCCAGACCAGCGGCTTGCCCAGGTCCCAGGGCGTCTCCTTGGCCATGTTGTCGAACATCTCGACCAGTTGTTCGCGGGTGATCATGTCGTGCTCCTGATGTTGCGCGCGCGACAGGATGGTCGCGCGATGAAAGGGGATGTCATGGAAGATGCTCTGGTGGCCTGCGTGCGATATCCGCACCAAGGCTACGATTCGGCACGCAGCTTCAAGCGGCCATCGCCGACCTGCGCATCGACGCGCTCGCCCGGCTGCACCTGGGTGACCGAGCGCACCAGCGTGCCGTCCTCCTTGGTCACCAGGGCGTAGCCGCGGGCAACGGTCGCGATGGGGCTGACGGCCTCCAGCGAGCGCGCGAGCCCGCGCAGGCGCAGGGCGTCGCGTTGCAGCGTGCGCGCGACGGCGGCCTGGGGGCGGGGCGCAAGGGCCAGCAGCCGCGCGCGAAGTTGTTCCAGCCGACGTTGGGGCGAATGGGCGCGCAGGACGGCATCGGCATGGCGGAGTGCGGCCTGGCGACGTGCCAGCTGGTCGCGCCACAGCGCATGCAGGCGACGCGCGGCGTCTTCCTGGCGACGCCGCAGCATCTCCAGCCGCGCCTGGGGGCGCAGCGCATTGAGGCGCAGCGCGGCGCGGTCGGCGCGCTGCATGGCGTTGCGCAACCGATGCGCCTGGGTGGTGGCGAGCCGGCGCTGCAGCGCCTGCACGCGCGCCAGCAGGTCGCGCCGGTCCGGCACCAGCAGCTCGGCTGCGACGGAGGGTGTGGGTGCGCGCAGGTCGGCGGCGAAATCGGCAAGGGTGAAGTCGGTCTCGTGGCCGATCGCGGACACGACGGGTACCGGCGAGGCGGCGATGGCGCGCGCCAGGCGTTCATCGTTGAACGCCCAGAGGTCTTCCAGCGAGCCGCCGCCACGGGCGACCAGCAGCACGTCGTAACGGCCGCTGCGCGCGGCGCGCTGCAGCATGTCGACGATCTGTGCGGCCGCCGTTTCGCCCTGCACCTGCACCGGCAGCACGTCCACGTCCAACAATGGGAAACGGCGCTGCAGCACGCTCAGGACATCGCGCACGGCCGCGCCGGTGGGCGAAGTGAGCACGGCGAGCCGTCGCACGTGGGCGGGCAGGGTGCGCTTGCGCGCATCGTCGAACAGACCTTCCGCGGTCAGTCTCGCCTTCAGTTCCTCGAACGCGCGCCGCAGCGCGCCTTCGCCGGCTTCCTCCAGGCTGTCGATCACCAACTGGTAGTCGCCGCGCGCTTCGTACAGCGTCAGCCGGCCGCGTGCCAGCACGCGCAGGCCCTCGCGCGGGACGAATTTCAGCCATTGGCTCTTGGGCTTGAACATCGCGCAGCGCACCTGCGCGCGCGCGTCCTTGAGGGTGAAGTACAGATGTCCCGATGCCGGCCGCGTGACGTTCCCCAGCTCGCCTTCCACCCACACCAGCGGAAACGCGCCCTCCAGCAGGTCGCGCGCCAGCGTGTTGAGCTGGGTGGGCGTGAGGATGTCGCGCGCGGTGTCGGTCATGCGACAAGGATAAACGGTGGCGACGGCGGATGATGCGAAGGCCTGCGACATGCGGTCGCAGCCGGGTGCTCGCGTTCCGTGGTGGAATGCCGGGGTCCTGATGGCCGGAGTCGTCCGCATGCGCCTGTCCCGCTGGTCCCGTCCCGTGTTGCCGATGCTGGTTGCCGCGCTTGCGGGGTGTTCGCCTGCGGAGGCGCCGGCGCCCGCCGCCGCCAACCGTTCTCCCTCGGTGGAGGCGCGCAGCCTGCCGTCGCCCGCCGGGGCCGCGCAGCCCGATCTGGTGTCTGCGCCGGACGGCCAGTTGCTGTTGAGCTGGTTGGAGCCGACGGGCGACGCCGGACATCGCCTGCGCTTCAGTCGCCTGTCGACGCAGACAGGCGACTGGGAAGCGCCGCGCACGATCGCCGAAGGCCGGACGTGGTTCGTCAACTGGGCCGATACACCGCATGTCCATGCGCTGGCGGACGGCTCGCTGTGGGCGCACTGGCTTCGCAGCACGGGTCCCTCGCGCATGGACTACGGCATCGACCTGGTCCGTTCCGGCGACGGCGGCGCGACGTGGAGTGCACCTCAACTGGTGCATCCGTCCGGCACGCCGGGTGACCATGGCTTCGTGACGTTCTGGCCGCAGGCGCACGACCGGCTCGGCATCGCCTGGCTGGACAGTCGGCAGAAAGCCGTCGATGGCGCGCATGCGCACCACGACGACGGC encodes the following:
- a CDS encoding ribonuclease E inhibitor RraB, with amino-acid sequence MITREQLVEMFDNMAKETPWDLGKPLVWGYFFTHGSRPALEAVVPLLQAQGYRVIALYLEDKDNRKDPDLWWLHVEKTEVHTPDSLHERNQALYRFAEEHGLDAYDGMDVGAID
- the xseA gene encoding exodeoxyribonuclease VII large subunit, whose translation is MTDTARDILTPTQLNTLARDLLEGAFPLVWVEGELGNVTRPASGHLYFTLKDARAQVRCAMFKPKSQWLKFVPREGLRVLARGRLTLYEARGDYQLVIDSLEEAGEGALRRAFEELKARLTAEGLFDDARKRTLPAHVRRLAVLTSPTGAAVRDVLSVLQRRFPLLDVDVLPVQVQGETAAAQIVDMLQRAARSGRYDVLLVARGGGSLEDLWAFNDERLARAIAASPVPVVSAIGHETDFTLADFAADLRAPTPSVAAELLVPDRRDLLARVQALQRRLATTQAHRLRNAMQRADRAALRLNALRPQARLEMLRRRQEDAARRLHALWRDQLARRQAALRHADAVLRAHSPQRRLEQLRARLLALAPRPQAAVARTLQRDALRLRGLARSLEAVSPIATVARGYALVTKEDGTLVRSVTQVQPGERVDAQVGDGRLKLRAES
- a CDS encoding VWA domain-containing protein, which encodes MSHRLTVTLLSVALLAACQSSPTAQHSPEAEAAAAAAGASLANQAADAARTEQATLDSVVVTGNRLRREQAKAIMPAGHAYAPPPPPAPVMAMEYRVAHAAIAPPATPVNTEKYAGRDDNPVRRTLDEPVSTFSVDVDTGSYSNVRRMLREGQRPPADAVRAEEFINYFRYGHAAPADRSRPFNVTTELAPAPWNAKRQLLMVGIKGYDVPKATLPPANLVFLLDTSGSMESPDKLPLLKQSFAQLVPQLRAQDRVSIVVYAGSAGLVLPPTPGDRHDEILAALDRLQAGGSTNGGDGIRLAYAMAKQAFVKEGVNRVILATDGDFNVGTVSQDALETMVADQRTSGIALTTLGFGTGNYNDALAEKLADVGDGNHAYIDTLQEGRKVLVDEMQSTLLTIARDVKIQVEFNPAVVSEYRLIGYENRVLANEDFANDKVDAGDIGAGHEVTALYEITSVDSGAERLPALRYGGKQLATGASTNEVAHVRLRYKLPGQDSSRLIETPIASTSLTTRPSNAFRFASAVAAYADLLRGGQRIDGWSWNDVARTARGAAGRDPHGLKAEFIGMIDQAHRLVAVQNDAPAIAGD